One genomic segment of Anopheles cruzii unplaced genomic scaffold, idAnoCruzAS_RS32_06 scaffold00811_ctg1, whole genome shotgun sequence includes these proteins:
- the LOC128276252 gene encoding 15-hydroxyprostaglandin dehydrogenase [NAD(+)]-like, giving the protein MDLKNKTALVTGAATGLGRAFSEELLKHGAKVLICDLDSDAGELAVEELGKQYGSRVLFFHCDVTDYIQFEEAFEYADCMLKGIDIVINNAEIMNDNFWELEVDVNLNGAIRGTLLAQKFMGTGRGGHGGVLVNIGSGVSLRPQLSTPIYTATKHAILGLTKACGDPFHYNETKVRAFAYCPGPIENSSSHNKRFMVPAFEKAKELDMTGVQWQKMEHVAKELIPLIKNAPSGTIWGVTGGKPPKEIPYCSL; this is encoded by the exons AtggatttgaaaaacaaaaccgctcTTGTGACCGGTGCCGCCACAGGGTTAGGGAGGGCTTTCAGTGAGGAACTGTTGAAGCATGGCGCTAAG GTCCTGATTTGTGATCTGGATTCCGACGCCGGCGAGCTAGCGGTGGAGGAGCTCGGGAAGCAGTACGGTTCACGCGTATTGTTTTTCCACTGTGACGTTACGGATTACATCCAGTTTGAAG AGGCATTTGAGTACGCAGACTGTATGCTGAAAGGAATCGACATTGTGATAAATAACGCAGAAATAATGAACGATAATTTTTGGGAGCTGGAGGTGGACGTAAACCTGAACGGGGCTATCCGTGGCACACTGTTGGCCCAGAAGTTTATGGGCACGGGAAGGGGCGGCCAcggtggtgtgttggtgaacATCGGTTCCGGTGTCAGCCTCAGACCACAGCTGTCCACTCCCATTTACACGGCCACCAAGCACGCCATCCTCGGGCTGACCAAGGCCTGCGGTGATCCGTTTCACTACAATGAGACGAAGGTGCGAGCGTTCGCGTACTGCCCGGGGCCAATAGAAAACTCTTCCTCGCACAACAAACGATTCATGGTTCCGGCATTCGAGAAAGCCAAAGAGCTCGATATGACAGGGGTGCAGTGGCAAAA gATGGAACATGTGGCCAAAGAATTGATACCGCTGATCAAAAATGCACCCTCGGGAACCATCTGGGGTGTGACTGGGGGCAAGCCGCCGAAGGAGATACCGTACTGCAGTTTGTAA